The following is a genomic window from Dehalogenimonas sp. 4OHTPN.
GCTTTATCCTGGTCTTCACCGCCCTGGCGGGCAGCCTGATTCACCTGAGCGCTGGGCGGTACGGCGATGACTGGAGCATCATCATCTGGCTGGCGGCCGGCGTGATCTTCGGGTCTCAGATCGGCGCCCGGTTATCCCGGAGATTGCGCGGCAGCGTCCTCATCCGGCTGCTGGCCGTCGCCCTGGCGCTGACCGGCCTCAGGCTTATATTGGCTTAGCGTCCGACATAGCGAATGTGTACTCTCCGGCTGGTAGTTTGTGCTACAATTAGCCCCAAAACTGGAGTAAGGCAGTAGGCCCATGGCGGTTGTTCAGAACTCAAAAATCCCAAAGCTCCGCATGGAAAGCGTCGAGTTCGGCGGCCTGGTATGGTACGACGTCGAGCGCCCCACCGAGACCGAAACCCTGCATTTGTCGCAGAATTTCTCTTTTCACCCGCTGGACCTGGATGATGTCCTGTCCAAGCGCCAGCGCCCCAAAATAGATGAATACAAGGACTATCTCTTTTTCGTTTTCCATTTCCCGGCTTACAACAAAGCTGAACGCCTGCTGATGCCCTCACAGCTTTCGGTCTTCATCGGCCAGGGCTACCTCATCACCCTCCACTCCGGCAACCTGAAACCGTTGATGAAGCTCTTCAGGGAGTGCGAACTGGACGAGGAATCCCGCAAGGAATACATGCGCCACGGGCCCGGCTACCTCCTCTATCGCATCGTGGACCGCCTGGTGGACTACTGCCAGCCTATCGTCAATAAAATCCTGGACAGCATGGACGCCATCGAGGACGAGATATTCGCCCGCCGGCGCCGCAGCGGCACGGTACGCGACATCTCCATGCTGCGCCGCGACATCATCACCTTCCGCCGCACCATTTGGCCGATGCGGGCGGTCATCGCCGGCCTGGAACCCAAGATCAAGCGTTATATCGACACCGACCTGAACGTCTACTTCGGCGACCTTATAGACCATGTGGATAAAATCTGGGACGGTCTTGACGAAACCAAAGAAGTCATCGAAGGGCTGTCTTCAACCTTCGATTCTATGTCTATCAACAACTACAACGAAGGCATCCGCATCCTCACCATATTCGCTACCATCTCTCTGCCGACCCTGCTTGTCGCCAGCATTTACGGCATGAACATCGACCTGCCGTTCCAGCACACGGAGCACACCATCATCATCGTCGGCCTGCTGACCCTGGCGGCGACTACCATCACCGCCGCCGTCCTGCGCTGGCTTAAGATCATCTGAACCCTGAAAGGAAAGAATCCTTTGCACGTTTCCCAGCGCCTTATCGTGGTGGCCGCCCTGTTCGTCACCTGCCTCATCACCGCTAATATCATCGCCGTCAAACTCATCTCCG
Proteins encoded in this region:
- a CDS encoding magnesium transporter CorA family protein — translated: MAVVQNSKIPKLRMESVEFGGLVWYDVERPTETETLHLSQNFSFHPLDLDDVLSKRQRPKIDEYKDYLFFVFHFPAYNKAERLLMPSQLSVFIGQGYLITLHSGNLKPLMKLFRECELDEESRKEYMRHGPGYLLYRIVDRLVDYCQPIVNKILDSMDAIEDEIFARRRRSGTVRDISMLRRDIITFRRTIWPMRAVIAGLEPKIKRYIDTDLNVYFGDLIDHVDKIWDGLDETKEVIEGLSSTFDSMSINNYNEGIRILTIFATISLPTLLVASIYGMNIDLPFQHTEHTIIIVGLLTLAATTITAAVLRWLKII